In Aminobacterium sp. MB27-C1, a single genomic region encodes these proteins:
- a CDS encoding AAA family ATPase, whose product MLEELSLRNIGGLETARLRLTGRFIAITGESGAGKSSIVRGLEFASGKRAQTELIRAGEEEAEVQALFICSDSLSFPEEVVPEEGNLFIKRVFSRNGRGKTYIQGKLYPLSFFNSITGPLLRIQSQFAQLELLDSERQRDILDSCGGEGIATIKCNLQSLFSLAVSKEKELRNIERKQKDIINRYQNADKILQVFKNLAPESQSEELWENRLEEISKSIEERSKLEQILARVTGGKTGEGLADAIETLCLDLAQIISTESQDGRAYQDLGNDALIYLQKLSQKLADHLSKLPLEDLIDEREKIENKLGTLRKLKRIAQVTTLEELIIYCKEADANLTWLKASYADYEKVAQEAKTLRKEASRLALELRKKRELTASQLEKTVNASLKEMAMEDISFSIKLTDLGKMKSSGADDVSFLMASGTMPPAPVMKIASGGELSRLLLALQLALPEDQLPETLVFDEVEAGLGGKAAVLAGYQLKELSCKCRVILITHEATIAALADQHFVVTRHENQSYIKEINGKDRILEIARMLSGNAYLPEAQDHARKLIEQELTSDSNNRTMLKLMYK is encoded by the coding sequence GTGCTCGAAGAGCTTTCGTTACGAAATATAGGGGGGCTTGAAACTGCCCGTTTACGTTTAACTGGCCGTTTTATTGCGATTACTGGCGAAAGCGGTGCTGGGAAAAGCAGCATAGTACGAGGGCTAGAGTTTGCCAGCGGGAAACGAGCACAAACTGAACTAATCAGGGCAGGAGAAGAAGAAGCAGAAGTTCAGGCATTGTTCATTTGTTCTGATTCTCTCTCTTTTCCAGAAGAAGTTGTTCCGGAAGAGGGGAATTTATTTATAAAGCGAGTTTTTTCTCGCAATGGGCGGGGAAAAACATATATCCAGGGGAAGCTATATCCTCTCTCTTTTTTTAATAGTATTACAGGGCCTCTTTTGCGTATACAAAGTCAATTCGCACAACTTGAACTTCTTGATTCAGAAAGGCAGAGAGATATTCTTGACAGCTGTGGGGGAGAAGGGATCGCCACTATTAAATGCAATTTACAATCTCTTTTTTCTCTGGCCGTATCTAAAGAAAAAGAACTTAGAAATATCGAAAGAAAACAAAAAGATATTATCAACCGCTATCAAAATGCAGATAAGATTCTTCAGGTCTTCAAAAATCTCGCACCAGAATCCCAAAGTGAAGAACTTTGGGAAAATCGTCTTGAAGAAATTTCTAAAAGCATTGAAGAACGCTCTAAGTTAGAACAAATTCTTGCCCGTGTAACAGGGGGAAAAACAGGTGAGGGGTTAGCAGACGCCATCGAAACATTATGTTTGGACTTAGCTCAAATCATATCTACTGAAAGTCAAGATGGACGCGCCTATCAAGATCTTGGAAATGACGCCCTTATTTACTTACAAAAACTTTCACAAAAATTGGCAGATCATCTTTCCAAATTGCCGCTGGAAGATCTTATTGACGAACGTGAAAAAATAGAAAATAAGCTGGGTACGTTACGTAAGTTGAAAAGGATCGCACAAGTAACAACCCTTGAAGAACTTATCATATATTGTAAAGAAGCCGATGCTAATCTTACATGGCTGAAAGCAAGTTATGCAGACTATGAAAAAGTTGCACAAGAAGCAAAAACGTTGAGAAAAGAAGCAAGCAGATTGGCATTGGAATTACGTAAAAAGAGAGAATTGACAGCTTCTCAGCTCGAAAAAACAGTTAATGCATCACTTAAAGAGATGGCTATGGAAGATATTTCATTTTCTATAAAACTAACTGATCTTGGAAAAATGAAAAGCTCCGGCGCCGATGATGTTTCCTTTCTTATGGCAAGTGGGACAATGCCCCCAGCACCAGTTATGAAAATTGCATCAGGTGGAGAATTAAGTAGATTGCTTCTAGCATTGCAACTTGCACTTCCTGAAGACCAGCTACCGGAAACTCTTGTTTTTGATGAGGTTGAGGCTGGACTGGGAGGAAAGGCAGCAGTACTAGCAGGATATCAGCTCAAAGAACTCTCATGTAAGTGCCGAGTAATTCTTATTACTCATGAAGCTACTATAGCTGCACTAGCTGATCAACATTTTGTCGTCACTCGTCATGAAAATCAAAGTTATATAAAAGAAATAAACGGCAAGGATCGAATATTGGAAATCGCTCGAATGCTTTCTGGAAATGCATATCTTCCTGAAGCACAAGATCATGCACGAAAACTTATAGAACAAGAGTTGACTTCTGATTCGAACAACCGTACAATGCTTAAGCTTATGTATAAATAA
- the rplU gene encoding 50S ribosomal protein L21, whose product MYAIVETGGKQYRVEPGDVVRVETLHIDEGESVVFDKILMVSNDSDVQVGTPYVDGAAVNATVVRHGRAPKILVFKYKSKKNYRRMRGHRQNFTEIKIDSINA is encoded by the coding sequence ATGTACGCTATTGTTGAAACAGGTGGAAAGCAGTACAGAGTAGAGCCTGGCGATGTAGTGCGAGTTGAGACCCTTCATATTGATGAAGGCGAATCTGTCGTTTTTGACAAAATTCTTATGGTATCGAACGACAGCGATGTTCAGGTAGGAACCCCTTATGTAGACGGTGCAGCTGTAAACGCTACTGTTGTACGTCATGGACGAGCTCCAAAAATTCTTGTTTTTAAATATAAAAGCAAGAAGAATTACAGGAGAATGCGGGGACATCGTCAGAATTTCACTGAAATCAAGATTGATTCCATCAACGCCTAG
- a CDS encoding ribosomal-processing cysteine protease Prp: MITVTVIREKGEIVSVEASGHSGYAEAGKDIVCAGVSALIQALATGVSDVAHIESASLSVDPESTTMKIGWPRSHSKEIRILTETIVFSLKAIAESYGVYVNFVEVQK, from the coding sequence ATGATTACCGTCACTGTAATAAGAGAAAAGGGGGAAATCGTTTCAGTTGAAGCGAGTGGCCATTCTGGATATGCAGAAGCGGGAAAAGACATTGTATGCGCAGGAGTATCTGCGCTCATTCAAGCTTTGGCTACCGGCGTAAGTGACGTTGCTCATATTGAAAGTGCATCGTTATCAGTTGACCCTGAAAGTACAACTATGAAGATCGGGTGGCCAAGATCTCATTCAAAAGAGATTAGAATATTAACAGAAACAATTGTTTTTTCTCTTAAAGCAATCGCAGAAAGTTATGGTGTTTATGTAAATTTTGTGGAGGTGCAAAAATAA
- the rpmA gene encoding 50S ribosomal protein L27, translating into MRISFFDLQFFAHKKGQGSTTNGRDSKSKRLGIKKYAGEVVKCGNIIVRQRGTKVHPGVNVGRGKDDTLFALSAGVVKYTTKGDRKFVSIENM; encoded by the coding sequence ATGCGCATCAGTTTCTTTGATTTGCAGTTCTTTGCTCATAAAAAGGGACAGGGAAGTACAACCAACGGCCGAGACAGCAAAAGCAAACGCCTTGGTATTAAAAAGTATGCGGGTGAAGTAGTAAAATGCGGCAACATTATCGTTCGTCAGCGTGGAACAAAAGTACATCCTGGAGTGAATGTCGGACGAGGAAAAGATGATACTCTTTTTGCCCTTTCTGCCGGAGTTGTAAAGTACACTACAAAAGGTGATAGGAAATTCGTTTCAATAGAAAACATGTAA
- the obgE gene encoding GTPase ObgE, which produces MKFVDLVRIKVKAGRGGNGCLSFRREKFVPKGGPDGANGGDGGNVIFQAVDGIHTLTDFEFEKKFSAEHGEPGQGQKKVGKTGKDLIVNVPCGTIVYDEETGEPLADLVEAGDQVVVAQGGRGGRGNMHFASAVRRVPRFAEKGEEGEERNLRLELKLIADVGLVGFPNAGKSSLLAAISNARPKIAGYPFTTLSPNLGILAVDDERIVVADVPGLIEGAHDNKGLGIYFLRHIERTRVLVHVLDLSSGTSDEVLRQWEVICNEFKEYKEDLLERPYMVVGNKVDLEKGQKNAPVVESFMKSKGIPYYTTSALSGEGITVFMNALVELCRENPRPHSETRLFETIEPEKEIKTPFRKKVEKATIIKMEDGSGYRVVHANLERILKRYDFEQEDALFHFARLLKKYRIEELLEQEGAQEGDTVIIGDIEFEYEPEQVQE; this is translated from the coding sequence ATGAAATTTGTAGATTTAGTTCGTATAAAAGTTAAAGCTGGTCGAGGAGGCAATGGATGTCTAAGCTTCCGCCGTGAAAAATTTGTTCCCAAAGGTGGCCCTGATGGAGCTAATGGAGGAGACGGAGGCAACGTTATTTTTCAGGCCGTAGATGGTATTCATACGTTGACAGATTTTGAATTTGAAAAAAAATTCTCTGCAGAACATGGCGAGCCTGGTCAGGGACAAAAAAAAGTCGGGAAAACCGGTAAAGACCTTATTGTAAATGTTCCGTGTGGCACTATAGTCTATGATGAAGAGACAGGAGAACCATTAGCTGACCTTGTTGAGGCTGGTGATCAGGTTGTTGTTGCTCAAGGTGGACGAGGCGGCCGTGGAAACATGCACTTTGCATCGGCAGTTCGCCGTGTTCCACGCTTCGCTGAAAAAGGAGAAGAAGGAGAAGAGCGCAACTTAAGGCTAGAGCTTAAGCTTATAGCAGACGTGGGACTTGTAGGTTTCCCAAATGCAGGGAAATCAAGCCTATTGGCAGCTATCTCTAACGCTCGTCCCAAAATAGCAGGATACCCCTTTACGACTCTTTCCCCCAATCTAGGAATTCTTGCTGTAGATGATGAAAGAATTGTTGTAGCTGATGTTCCAGGGCTTATTGAAGGAGCTCACGACAACAAAGGCTTAGGAATATATTTCCTTCGTCATATTGAACGCACGCGTGTGCTTGTTCATGTTTTAGACCTTAGTTCAGGTACCTCCGATGAAGTTCTTCGTCAATGGGAAGTTATCTGCAATGAATTCAAAGAATATAAAGAAGATCTTCTGGAACGTCCCTATATGGTTGTGGGTAACAAAGTAGACCTTGAAAAAGGGCAAAAAAACGCCCCTGTGGTAGAATCTTTCATGAAAAGCAAGGGAATTCCTTATTACACAACAAGTGCCCTTTCTGGAGAAGGAATTACGGTTTTCATGAATGCCCTTGTCGAATTATGTCGTGAAAATCCGAGACCTCACAGCGAAACGAGGCTCTTCGAAACGATAGAACCGGAAAAAGAAATCAAAACGCCGTTCAGGAAAAAAGTCGAAAAAGCAACCATAATCAAGATGGAAGACGGAAGTGGTTACAGAGTTGTTCACGCAAACCTTGAACGAATATTAAAACGTTACGATTTTGAACAGGAAGACGCACTCTTCCATTTCGCCCGGTTACTGAAAAAGTACCGCATAGAAGAACTTCTGGAACAAGAGGGTGCTCAAGAAGGGGATACGGTTATCATAGGCGATATTGAATTCGAATATGAACCGGAACAAGTCCAAGAGTAA
- the nadD gene encoding nicotinate-nucleotide adenylyltransferase, giving the protein MTFGRHIIRTKKIGIMGGTFDPIHYGHLLAAEESFFALDLDEVIFVPTGDPPHKRMKRVSSAEDRYTMTLLATLDNAHFKVSRIEIDRKESSHTVDTLREMGHWYAPDSVQFFFITGLDAVLNLTTWKEYKVLPTLCQIVAINRPGYNQSGKLERITELLPEEFNGHVVPLEIPLLSISSTDIRQRIENGKNIRYLVPELVERYIYKKGLYKRIGR; this is encoded by the coding sequence GTGACTTTTGGCAGACATATAATCCGAACAAAAAAGATAGGCATAATGGGTGGGACATTCGACCCCATCCATTATGGCCATTTATTAGCTGCTGAAGAAAGTTTTTTCGCACTTGACCTCGACGAAGTCATTTTCGTTCCGACGGGAGATCCCCCTCACAAAAGAATGAAACGTGTTTCCTCAGCTGAGGATCGCTATACGATGACTCTTCTTGCAACACTTGATAACGCACATTTTAAGGTTTCGAGAATTGAAATCGATCGTAAGGAATCAAGTCATACGGTAGATACCTTAAGAGAAATGGGCCATTGGTATGCCCCAGATAGTGTTCAGTTTTTCTTTATTACTGGACTTGATGCTGTTTTAAACCTTACTACATGGAAAGAATATAAAGTTCTTCCAACGCTTTGCCAAATAGTGGCTATAAACCGACCTGGATACAACCAATCAGGGAAGCTGGAACGTATCACTGAATTGTTACCAGAGGAATTTAACGGGCATGTCGTTCCTTTGGAAATACCGCTTCTGTCTATTTCCAGTACGGATATTCGGCAACGAATAGAAAACGGTAAAAATATCCGTTATCTCGTTCCAGAACTTGTGGAACGCTATATTTACAAAAAAGGGTTATATAAAAGGATTGGGCGGTGA
- a CDS encoding LCP family protein, with protein sequence MKITKIAIITVLAILSIGAGIFFRLQNIVAPEPEHIKESISYDQETGNINILVVGIDDVEGGHRSDTLGLAAIDIDNKTVRFMSLPRDTRVQIPGHGWQKLNHAYAYGGVNLLQQTVINYLGLPINYYVLVNYESFPKIVDMIGGVDINVEKKLHYNDKAGKLFINIPKGLQHMDGKTALEYVRFRNDALGDIGRINRQQQFLKAVLGKIQSPEMLPKLPDFAKEILGLVNTNMSMTQAVQLTSYMRDISHENLAFFTLPGKAAYISNISYWLGDLSATSTLLTGPLPGKDALKESSEATEASATSVTTASDENIVSLIKKINMPIAILNGDGQAGLSKSASSLFQKAGIDVAYVGNAKHYDYHYSNIMYPIKKGQQAQENASVLSEICGISNKLVQGDETIVYVTLILGHDKDTVLNNLKSVDNK encoded by the coding sequence ATGAAGATCACCAAAATTGCGATTATAACTGTATTAGCCATTCTATCTATTGGAGCTGGCATATTCTTTCGGCTGCAAAATATAGTAGCCCCAGAGCCTGAACATATAAAAGAAAGTATCTCGTATGACCAGGAGACAGGAAACATAAACATTCTCGTTGTCGGGATTGATGATGTTGAAGGAGGCCATCGTTCTGACACATTAGGTCTCGCTGCAATAGATATTGATAACAAAACAGTGCGCTTTATGTCGCTTCCAAGAGATACGCGAGTACAAATACCCGGACATGGCTGGCAGAAATTGAATCATGCCTACGCATATGGCGGAGTAAATCTGTTACAGCAAACAGTTATAAACTATCTGGGACTCCCTATAAACTACTACGTTCTTGTCAACTACGAAAGCTTCCCTAAAATTGTAGATATGATAGGTGGAGTAGACATAAACGTAGAGAAGAAATTGCACTATAACGATAAGGCGGGAAAATTATTCATTAACATACCTAAAGGTCTTCAACACATGGACGGAAAGACCGCGTTAGAATACGTCCGCTTCAGAAACGATGCTCTTGGAGACATTGGGCGAATAAACCGTCAACAGCAGTTTCTCAAAGCTGTTTTAGGGAAAATTCAATCGCCTGAAATGTTACCCAAACTCCCAGACTTTGCAAAAGAAATTCTAGGCCTAGTCAACACAAATATGAGCATGACACAAGCAGTTCAACTTACATCATATATGCGAGATATTTCCCATGAGAATCTGGCATTTTTTACCTTGCCTGGGAAAGCTGCCTACATTTCTAATATTAGCTATTGGTTGGGAGATCTATCTGCAACATCTACATTGCTTACAGGTCCGTTACCCGGTAAAGATGCTCTAAAAGAATCATCTGAAGCAACAGAAGCTTCTGCAACCTCAGTCACAACAGCAAGTGACGAAAACATTGTTAGCCTTATAAAAAAGATTAACATGCCTATCGCTATTCTCAATGGAGATGGGCAGGCCGGACTTAGCAAATCGGCTTCGTCGCTATTTCAAAAAGCAGGAATTGATGTCGCCTATGTTGGCAACGCAAAACATTACGATTATCATTATTCCAATATAATGTATCCTATTAAAAAGGGACAGCAGGCGCAGGAAAATGCTTCTGTGCTCAGTGAAATTTGTGGAATTTCCAACAAGCTTGTTCAAGGAGATGAAACAATCGTCTATGTAACACTTATACTCGGACACGACAAGGATACAGTATTAAATAATTTAAAGTCAGTCGACAATAAATAA
- the rsfS gene encoding ribosome silencing factor, which translates to MSEKNELMNQYMFVLDALADKRGLDITLMDLEEKATIADTFIIVTANSDIHMGTLRNAAEEALDKKGMSSIIEGRNSTQWCLIDAGNLVIHIFSRKGREFYHLEKVWGDCPSYSYEYLD; encoded by the coding sequence ATGAGCGAAAAGAATGAACTCATGAATCAGTATATGTTCGTCCTGGATGCTTTGGCCGATAAGAGAGGACTGGATATTACATTAATGGATCTAGAGGAAAAAGCCACAATTGCTGATACGTTCATTATCGTAACAGCAAACTCTGATATTCACATGGGGACATTGCGTAATGCCGCAGAAGAAGCCCTTGATAAAAAAGGAATGTCATCAATTATAGAAGGCCGGAATAGCACTCAGTGGTGCCTTATAGATGCAGGAAACCTCGTAATACATATCTTCAGCCGTAAGGGACGGGAATTTTACCATTTAGAAAAGGTATGGGGAGATTGTCCTTCATATTCCTACGAATATTTGGATTAG
- a CDS encoding DUF4198 domain-containing protein, which translates to MILKRATKVLLTSLMVCLFALPASAHFQMLYTPESALNKGGNLDFKLVFTHPFEAGHTMTMGQPESLYVVHKGNKTDLIKEINPIIWTSLTNSGKAYNLKYRLKGMGDYVFCFVPSPYFEAQEDAYIQQMTKVIVNVAGIPTDWDSEMGLPAEIVPLDKPYALWTGNVFRGIVKSEGKSVPYAEIEVEYLNHEPIMNENKFAKEAHVEAPQDAFVTMTIKADEKGCFTFGIPRSGWWGFAALGVGPKTTYQDKELSQDAIIWVQARDMK; encoded by the coding sequence ATGATATTGAAAAGAGCAACAAAAGTTTTGTTGACGTCACTTATGGTTTGTCTTTTTGCCCTTCCGGCTTCTGCCCATTTTCAGATGTTATATACGCCAGAAAGTGCTCTTAACAAGGGAGGAAACTTAGATTTTAAGCTTGTTTTCACCCATCCCTTTGAGGCAGGACATACTATGACAATGGGGCAGCCTGAATCGTTGTACGTAGTTCATAAAGGCAATAAAACAGATCTTATCAAAGAGATTAACCCTATTATCTGGACAAGTCTTACTAATAGTGGAAAAGCTTATAATTTAAAATATCGTTTAAAAGGCATGGGGGATTATGTTTTTTGTTTCGTTCCATCACCATACTTTGAGGCTCAGGAAGATGCCTATATTCAACAAATGACTAAAGTTATAGTAAACGTTGCAGGTATTCCTACTGATTGGGATAGTGAAATGGGTCTTCCTGCTGAAATTGTTCCACTTGATAAGCCTTATGCCCTTTGGACTGGGAATGTATTCAGAGGCATTGTAAAAAGTGAAGGAAAATCAGTCCCTTATGCAGAGATAGAGGTAGAGTATTTGAACCATGAGCCAATTATGAATGAAAATAAATTTGCAAAAGAGGCTCATGTAGAAGCTCCTCAGGATGCATTTGTAACTATGACAATTAAAGCAGATGAAAAAGGATGCTTTACCTTTGGGATTCCTCGTTCCGGATGGTGGGGATTTGCTGCGCTAGGCGTTGGGCCAAAAACTACATATCAAGATAAAGAATTGAGTCAAGATGCTATTATTTGGGTTCAAGCGCGGGATATGAAATAA